tttaagtttatattttcaatcacatgtgattatttatattttcaatcacatgtgattatttaagtttatattttcaatcacatgtgattatttaagttgtcaaatTAGTAGCCCAAAAtaatccgaaaagtccaacagtccaacagtccaataatcggtatatatatatataatattagaattaccccacggcgtattatgTACGTATTGTATTGTATCaatccagagatgtattgtatacgtattatcttagaattaactaagacgtattgtgtacgtattgtcttaggatttatcaaaacgtattgtgcacgtattgtcatggaacgtaccaagattattatatatatacaatctcggaattaaccaagattataatattttgttatactaatgataacatgtccaaatatatatagaatataggaaaagttagcaaagatatggttaatatagtttttataatataaatttcatccatacaacgttaattttagcagattttattttgGTCGCCAAATAtccattacaactccgtttaaagtgaatcaaattgctatggattccttaagaagtaaattttacaataccaattcgaaaagttcattccAAGTAGtattttttagagctttaccctctttttgtgtcggtggacagatttggaaaaatcccggcatccacccaatatacgatttttgataaaatacttccactttgtctaaaatcatgaaaaaaatactggaagtcttatttacatatattaacatatttccaaagtcttagcctcgaactcaaagtctaagataggtttttaattcccaacccaaaacagcccgctttttaccgaataggGATTaagcgatatatgttaagtttcaaggtgttcttcatatgtacaagttataagttcttatattaacttaatataacatcataatacatataaataagtgttattagagttaagttagaaagattaaattagtttttcaaacaagtttagaatcaactaaactatgttctagtttataaactcttatatagatagctataaacatatgaattgaataaaagtttaggcaatgttaataccttgattttgaagcctgaacttgctagaaatagatgaagaacaaagaaagggatactaaaactagagagagtatgtgtgtgtaaataaacttgaagtaaaaattagaaaatggaaTGGTAAATATTTGATCACATATgatgtctttatatactagttgtaatttgtcattttgtgaaaaatatctagtataagttaaaaaccattaggtcatgcatgacataataagattgatgatgtcatgcatgacataatacatcaatcatgcaaattactattggtatatacgaatagtaaatactttatgttgtctttttttttttactaatatctagtataagttaaattgatgatgtcatgcatgacataatactccactaatacattataaagtgtattccatacttttaaggatgtatttatactcatattacattgtatgtaaatacactttaacataagttaattacgtcatttaaatagtaacatatatattgtttaaaattctttaaattagtagtagaaaaaaatatatatatatacatatatatatatatatatatatatatatatatatatatatatatatatatatatatatatatatataatactttgttagtatacttaatgagatatttaattatcatattttcaagttatatatatatatatatatatatatatatatatatatatatatatatatatatatatatatatatatatatatatatatataatccatatatatacacaataattaaataattaaataattaaatcaagttatgacgttcgtgaatcgtcggaataaaagggtgaccaaaagcttgtgtaaaactctttccggaggttcaagatttattaaaattcattgcttatcaagtcggaattatataaatattaagtttaaattttgtcaaaaatttttggtgtatatatatacatatatatatatatatgtatatatatatgtatatatatatatgtatacatatacatatgtatatgtatatatatatgtacatatgtatatatatatatatatgtatatatatatatgtacatatatatgtatacatatgtatacatatatatatatatatatatatatatatatatatatatatatatatatatatatatatatatatatatatatatatatatatatatatatatattataatgtctTTATATGTCATTTTACAACATATTTTAGCTGTTGTTTGCTTTTTACTCCGCAaactttttttaggttttattcatGTGGACGGACAAATATTTTTACTGCAAACTATTTACCGTcatgaagatataaaatataataatatcttATTCTGCTACAATCGCACAACACTAATAATATACTTTTAATGACCGTAGATAAGAGATAAATAAACCTAAAGCTGCATATATAATgcttatataaatatatgtgtgtgtgtgtgtgtgtgtgggttattactttttatatttatatttatataagatATATTGGTCTAAGGTTGGTGTGTCGTATCatacgaagtaaaaaaaaaaatcttataaTCTAAAAGGCATTATGGTAATTTTAGCTAAGTGGAATGTTTATTTTGGAAATGTAGTGCGTTTGTGCATTTGTGTATGTGTAACTCACGTTATAAGCAAGCGAGGTTCAATTAGGGATGGTAAAATGACTCATACTCAATGGGGAAATTCGAAACCCATTATAATTGGGTCGGGTCTGACCCGAGCTCGCCGGGTCATggccgggtatggggatggttacaaaaaaatttccgggttcgggtatggttttggatacaaacccgtttacccgacccgtatacccgacTCGCATACACATATACCCGACTCgatgaattttaataataatttttatataaaattttagtattagtattatattgttaatgtatgaaagatttctcttatttgttttgaaaacgagtataattttattcaatataatcatatataacaagttttcgagatgtgatattttatatactttgtgaatttgagtattttagaaacttttcaatcaactttttatatgtgatattttattttataatactttaaacatgaagtagttaagttattttttgatattttggtttggtaacttattgaaaaatagatacaGAATGACTAATTGGGTATACTcgtttacccgtggggaaaccaaaaacccgatagtatgtaagtaaatggggacctgaggatttcgggccgggtttggggctgagtttcttaatcgggtttggatccgggattacctaaacccgacacaaacccgacccgatgccatccctaggTTCAATtttggtttttatttatttattattttaaattgtttaactttttaaatattataaatttacattttatttaatttgtagttCAAAAgatttaaatttttttaatatcatttttttaattattgtaacGATAACCCTATTAGATGTTGTTGCCAACGAACATAAATGAGTTGTACTTGGTGATTATAATTGACTTTTGTTTAATAATTCTTTTTAcaagtattttaaaaataaatcatGTGGATTTTTAGAATATAAAAAATTAAATTTTGCGAGTTTAGTATGTTTAACTGATTTTTTTATCTTGTTAATTACAGTACGtgtaaaataatttaaaataatttaagTAGAAACATATAATTTTAGAAAGCGATTCAAGACATGGTTGTTGAAAATTTTCTTATGTTTCTTTGGTCTAACGAAGCGAGCCTGACCCATTTACTagtttatattgttattattattatttttaagtattaaatttattattattgcgTGTATgttaaaaagttataaaatatatgattttaaataaataattttatagacATCATGTGTGTGTTAAAACACTATCAAACTTttattatatacggagtatatgCTAAACGTCTACATTatttgtattaaacttgtttaaatattttcttgatattataTTATTTAACAATGTTATGATATTATAACTTTTGTGAATCTATTTTATTTATGAGTTAATTATACTAATGTATTATTCAAAACTTTTCTTTATACTTGATAGATTACTAATTTATCTATTTTTTAGATGAAATGTGAACATTACAATATATCAagatttttaattatatttaacaGACACAAAAATTAACAGTCTTAAATGTTCAACATTTATATCTTTAGGTAATATCTTTTCTACATATATACATGATTCACAAACAAAAATTTCTTTAAAAACAAACAACACGATAATATGTGACAACTATACATGACAAATGgtgttaattttttttaaaaaaattaacaaagtccaaaaaaaaaaaaaaaaaagaaaaaaaaaaaaaaactggtgtTGATTTTAAATAACAAGATCCAAAAAGTCAAAGAGTAGAACCggaaacagaaattaaataacaagatCTGAAAATCAAAAAATACAACCGATACAGAATTTAAATAACAAGATACGAAAATCAAAGAGTACGCCCAATACAACAAGAATCCTAATGTACCCGCATTACCAAACCAACCAACGGTTTTAATGTTAAAATACAATATTTACAAAGTCAACACTGTACTACACACCTAGCACAACATGAATTCTTAAAATCAGTACTACATATATAACCAAGAAACACAGGTGATAAGATCTATAAAAACATACCCATGGCTATCTCCTTCAATGTTCTGAGGTCAAAGTCAACTCTTCATTTGTTCCTTTTCAGCTGCATAGTTTATCAACTAGTTGCGTTAACCTCAGCCCATGGTGGTCAGAATGTCGATACCGAAGAAACCACCCATGATTTGCATGCAAAAGGCTTGGTTTTGGTTAAACTTTATTGTTTGATCATCTTGTTTTTCATCACTTTTGCTGCTGGGATCTCGCCTTACTTCTATCGATGGAACGAGAGCTTTTTATTGTTGGGTACACAATTCGCAGGAGGAGTGTTTTTAGGGACGTCTCTTATCCATTTCTTGAGTGATTCTAATGAGACATTTGGATCACTTACTACAAAAACATACCCTTTCGCTTTCATGTTGGCGTGTTCCGGTTACCTTCTTACCATGTTGGGTGATTGTGTGATATTTTATGTTGTCGGAAGAGGAGTTTCAGGTGAAAATAAAGTGACGGAAAAGGTTGAGGAGGGAAAGACAGTTAACGGCGTTAAACCTGAGTGTAGTACTCCAGCGTTTCTTGCTAACACGTCATCGTTAAGTGACACCATACTGCTTATCCTGGCTTTGTGTTTTCATTCCATTTTCGAGGGTACTGCTGTTGGTGTATCATGTAAGTTGGCTTCTACGTACTTTTTCTATATACTTGTTTACATGGTTCAACTAATTGTTTGTTATTCAATTTGGGAACTATTTGAATTGCATATATATGTGCCATGATGAGGCTCAACAAATGGTTACTCATGTTACTCTCTAAATTTTTTCAAAAAGATTTTGCTTATAATCAAGTACACACACCACCAAATCTTTGGTTGAGTGGTAAAAAACTTCAGCTGGTTCTGGGCCTGTATCTTTAAAAGAATAGGTGCGAGCTGAGTTCGAATCATGGTGAGTTTTCTTCAAGGTTGTGCCTCTGGTATCCTTCACTCTGTGCTGGCCaagcagttaacctaaagcattccggctacgctttgcgcgatggatgcgaggagtttcttcctaacgCGTGTGTGAGTGGCAAATGAGAGTAGTCGATGCCGAATTTGCTTTAAAAAAATCAAGTACACAAGGTTTTCAAAGTTCAAGCACTCGCTTTTTATTCAATTTGTGAATGCTAATCCCCAATACTTGCATTAAAGTAGAACATGTTGAATCCtgagtctttatttatttatacattcaCCAAATGGCAAATTTTGTATTACTAATTCCTTGTGAACAATTATTGAAAGGCAGCCTCTTTACCGAAATCAAGAAGATTAATATGACTTTCTAATTTTCTAACTAGTTTTTTTAGGGGTACAATTTATCTAAAAGTCATCGGCCATATTGAAAACTAGAGATGAAAACCGGATACTACATAATCTaactatatatagagagagaggacTTTATCGAGTTAGTGTTTCACTTGCGGTTGAAAAATAATTTCTCTTTATTCTAAGAtaaaggaaggattgtctacgtctcacctccccaaTACCCCACACATGTGAGATTGGGTacgttgttgttgatgttgttgttacaAGTTGTGATTTGGTCTGGGGTCAATTATAAGAATGAGATCGGTATCACTATCGAATCGTACCGTATTGAAACGAAAATTCAAAAATCAAAAAGAAACAATTTCAAGAAATGAATACCGTACCGATTTACAAAAGCGATACCGATTTTAGGTCCGGTTCCGGTTCTGGTTCGGTGCCATTTTTCGGTATCATAGCCTATGGAATCGAAATTAACTTT
The window above is part of the Rutidosis leptorrhynchoides isolate AG116_Rl617_1_P2 chromosome 1, CSIRO_AGI_Rlap_v1, whole genome shotgun sequence genome. Proteins encoded here:
- the LOC139876224 gene encoding zinc transporter 2-like, translated to MAISFNVLRSKSTLHLFLFSCIVYQLVALTSAHGGQNVDTEETTHDLHAKGLVLVKLYCLIILFFITFAAGISPYFYRWNESFLLLGTQFAGGVFLGTSLIHFLSDSNETFGSLTTKTYPFAFMLACSGYLLTMLGDCVIFYVVGRGVSGENKVTEKVEEGKTVNGVKPECSTPAFLANTSSLSDTILLILALCFHSIFEGTAVGVSSTKADAWRILWTISLHKIFAAVAMGIALLRLLPKRPFGLTVAYSFSFGISSPLGVGIGIVVDATSKGKTVDWIYAISMGIACGVFVYVAIHHLIAKGFKPRQDSYFDTPFFKFLAVLLGVGIIAVVMIWD